In one window of Gossypium hirsutum isolate 1008001.06 chromosome A01, Gossypium_hirsutum_v2.1, whole genome shotgun sequence DNA:
- the LOC121229426 gene encoding aminoacylase-1 has translation MPSLRLLVLFFFLFFSVHSQEDTPIARFLRYLQFNTAHPNPNYADPISFLISQANAIGLQARTLEFTLSKPLLLLTWPGSNPSLPSVLFNSHLDSVPAEPSKWIYPPFSATLAPDGKIYARGAQDDKCIAMQYLEAIRNLKANGFTPLRTVHISYVPDEEIGGFDGSAKFTGSKEFEDLNVGFVLDEGQASTGDEFRVFYADRTPWELKIKATGDPGHGSRLYDNGAMENLMKSVEVITKFRESQFDIVKSGEAMNSEVISVNPVYLKAGIPSPTGFVMNMQPSEGEAGFDLRLPPTADPDLIKKRIAEEWAPARRNMTYEVIEKGPIRDYLDRPLMTLTNDSNPWWPVFKQAIEAAGGKLSRPEILASTTDARFMRQRGIPTFGFSPMTNTPILLHDHNEFLKDTVYLRGIEVYESVISSLSSFKGESY, from the exons ATGCCCAGCCTTCGCCTTCTtgtcctcttcttcttcctcttcttctcaGTTCATTCCCAAGAAGACACTCCCATAGCTCGATTCCTTCGTTACCTTCAATTCAACACCGCTCATCCCAATCCAAACTACGCTGACCCCATCTCTTTCCTCATATCCCAAGCCAACGCCATTGGACTCCAAGCCCGAACTCTTGAATTCACCCTTTCTAAACCACTTCTCCTTCTAACATGGCCTGGCTCCAACCCTTCTCTTCCCTCAGTTCTCTTCAATTCCCACCTCGATTCCGTTCCAGCTGAACCTTCCAAATGGATCTACCCTCCTTTCTCCGCCACTCTCGCCCCTGACGGTAAAATCTACGCGCGCGGTGCTCAAGATGACAAGTGCATCGCTATGCAATACTTGGAAGCCATTCGCAACCTCAAGGCTAACGGCTTTACTCCTTTGCGAACTGTTCATATTTCTTATGTTCCTGATGAAGAAATTGGAGGGTTTGACGGGAGTGCTAAGTTCACTGGGTCCAAAGAGTTTGAGGATTTGAATGTTGGGTTCGTTTTGGATGAAGGGCAGGCTTCTACTGGCGATGAGTTTAGAGTGTTTTATGCTGATAGGACACCATGGGAACTTAAAATAAAGGCTACTGGAGATCCAGGGCATGGTTCTAGATTGTATGATAATGGGGCAATGGAGAATCTGATGAAGAGTGTGGAAGTTATTACTAAGTTTAGGGAGAGTCAATTTGATATTGTTAAATCTGGGGAAGCTATGAACTCTGAGGTTATTTCGGTTAATCCTGTTTATCTAAAAGCTGGCATACCCTCCCCAACT GGATTTGTGATGAACATGCAACCTTCTGAGGGAGAGGCAGGATTTGATCTTAGGTTGCCACCTACTGCTGATCCTGATCTTATCAAGAAAAGAATTGCTGAAGAATGGGCACCTGCTAGAAGGAATATGACATATGAG GTAATTGAAAAAGGACCGATAAGAGATTACCTGGACCGCCCTCTAATGACACTCACAAATGATTCCAATCCATGGTGGCCTGTTTTCAAGCAAGCTATTGAGGCGGCTGGGGGAAAACTTTCAAGGCCTGAAATTTTAGCTTCAACAACTGATGCACGGTTCATGAGACAAAGAGGAATTCCTACTTTTGGTTTTTCCCCAATGACAAACACTCCCATCCTGTTGCATGATCATAACGAG TTCCTGAAAGATACAGTGTACTTGAGGGGAATTGAAGTGTATGAATCTGTGATAAGTTCTCTGAGTTCCTTTAAAGGAGAATCTTATTAG